A window from Carassius gibelio isolate Cgi1373 ecotype wild population from Czech Republic chromosome B3, carGib1.2-hapl.c, whole genome shotgun sequence encodes these proteins:
- the LOC127952922 gene encoding septin-9 isoform X4 → MEGDRIAALKRSFEVEEDTSTNPSPLSRRTTNPLRSATSSTSSRFHDMRSLNSESTSRHASDSSSNQSSPKSGMGRIELSRARIPEAVSRRTEISIDISSKQVDSSPSPGITRFGLKRPEVSLQSKATDGPLYRRAEGNHSRPQEPPTPPRRADPPISASRIPEVSQRRAEPPSPLEISAPTRRAEMHINRQLDTPSPARESENSFTSAASITPNFDEYKTPPAVHEAPLRPQESKSHVL, encoded by the exons ATGGAGGGGGACAGAATCGCAG CACTTAAGAGGTCATTTGAAGTGGAGGAGGACACATCCACAAACCCATCCCCTCTGTCCCGTAGAACGACCAATCCTCTGCGCTCTGCCACCTCTTCTACGAGCAGCCGTTTCCATGACATGAGATCGCTCAACTCCGAGTCCACCTCCAGGCACGCTTCAGATTCCTCCTCCAACCAGAGCTCTCCAAAGTCTGGCATGGGGCGCATAGAGTTATCGAGGGCCCGCATCCCAGAGGCTGTGTCGCGCAGGACTGAGATCTCCATCGACATCTCCTCCAAGCAGGTGGACAGCTCACCCAGTCCCGGTATCACCCGCTTCGGCTTAAAGAGACCTGAGGTCTCGCTCCAGAGTAAAGCCACAGATGGGCCTCTTTACAGAAGGGCTGAAGGTAACCACAGCAGACCCCAGGAACCTCCAACACCACCAAGGAGAGCTGACCCACCAATATCTGCGTCCCGGATCCCTGAGGTGTCCCAGAGGCGAGCAGAGCCTCCCAGCCCTCTTGAGATCTCAGCTCCGACCAGACGGGCGGAGATGCACATTAACAGACAGCTGGACACACCGTCTCCTGCACGGGAGTCAGAGAACAGCTTCACCTCCGCAGCCAGCATCACTCCTAACTTCGATGAATACAAAACCCCTCCAGCAGTACATGAAGCCCCACTAAGGCCTCAAGAGAGTAAGTCACATGTGCTTTAA
- the LOC127952922 gene encoding septin-9 isoform X3 has product MSDSNVNAHLEGIISDFEALKRSFEVEEDTSTNPSPLSRRTTNPLRSATSSTSSRFHDMRSLNSESTSRHASDSSSNQSSPKSGMGRIELSRARIPEAVSRRTEISIDISSKQVDSSPSPGITRFGLKRPEVSLQSKATDGPLYRRAEGNHSRPQEPPTPPRRADPPISASRIPEVSQRRAEPPSPLEISAPTRRAEMHINRQLDTPSPARESENSFTSAASITPNFDEYKTPPAVHEAPLRPQESKSHVL; this is encoded by the exons ATGTCTGATTCCAATGTCAATGCGCATTTGGAGGGAATTATCTCAGACTTTGAAG CACTTAAGAGGTCATTTGAAGTGGAGGAGGACACATCCACAAACCCATCCCCTCTGTCCCGTAGAACGACCAATCCTCTGCGCTCTGCCACCTCTTCTACGAGCAGCCGTTTCCATGACATGAGATCGCTCAACTCCGAGTCCACCTCCAGGCACGCTTCAGATTCCTCCTCCAACCAGAGCTCTCCAAAGTCTGGCATGGGGCGCATAGAGTTATCGAGGGCCCGCATCCCAGAGGCTGTGTCGCGCAGGACTGAGATCTCCATCGACATCTCCTCCAAGCAGGTGGACAGCTCACCCAGTCCCGGTATCACCCGCTTCGGCTTAAAGAGACCTGAGGTCTCGCTCCAGAGTAAAGCCACAGATGGGCCTCTTTACAGAAGGGCTGAAGGTAACCACAGCAGACCCCAGGAACCTCCAACACCACCAAGGAGAGCTGACCCACCAATATCTGCGTCCCGGATCCCTGAGGTGTCCCAGAGGCGAGCAGAGCCTCCCAGCCCTCTTGAGATCTCAGCTCCGACCAGACGGGCGGAGATGCACATTAACAGACAGCTGGACACACCGTCTCCTGCACGGGAGTCAGAGAACAGCTTCACCTCCGCAGCCAGCATCACTCCTAACTTCGATGAATACAAAACCCCTCCAGCAGTACATGAAGCCCCACTAAGGCCTCAAGAGAGTAAGTCACATGTGCTTTAA
- the LOC127952922 gene encoding septin-9 isoform X1, with the protein MNEPDTIALESGDDCCSFKRESSQTTAMFTEHLKRVKSALKRSFEVEEDTSTNPSPLSRRTTNPLRSATSSTSSRFHDMRSLNSESTSRHASDSSSNQSSPKSGMGRIELSRARIPEAVSRRTEISIDISSKQVDSSPSPGITRFGLKRPEVSLQSKATDGPLYRRAEGNHSRPQEPPTPPRRADPPISASRIPEVSQRRAEPPSPLEISAPTRRAEMHINRQLDTPSPARESENSFTSAASITPNFDEYKTPPAVHEAPLRPQESKSHVL; encoded by the exons ATGAACGAACCGGACACCATTGCGCTCGAGTCAGGCGATGACTGTTGTTCATTCAAGCGTGAGAGCTCTCAAACTACAGCTATGTTTACTGAACATTTGAAGCGCGTGAAATCAG CACTTAAGAGGTCATTTGAAGTGGAGGAGGACACATCCACAAACCCATCCCCTCTGTCCCGTAGAACGACCAATCCTCTGCGCTCTGCCACCTCTTCTACGAGCAGCCGTTTCCATGACATGAGATCGCTCAACTCCGAGTCCACCTCCAGGCACGCTTCAGATTCCTCCTCCAACCAGAGCTCTCCAAAGTCTGGCATGGGGCGCATAGAGTTATCGAGGGCCCGCATCCCAGAGGCTGTGTCGCGCAGGACTGAGATCTCCATCGACATCTCCTCCAAGCAGGTGGACAGCTCACCCAGTCCCGGTATCACCCGCTTCGGCTTAAAGAGACCTGAGGTCTCGCTCCAGAGTAAAGCCACAGATGGGCCTCTTTACAGAAGGGCTGAAGGTAACCACAGCAGACCCCAGGAACCTCCAACACCACCAAGGAGAGCTGACCCACCAATATCTGCGTCCCGGATCCCTGAGGTGTCCCAGAGGCGAGCAGAGCCTCCCAGCCCTCTTGAGATCTCAGCTCCGACCAGACGGGCGGAGATGCACATTAACAGACAGCTGGACACACCGTCTCCTGCACGGGAGTCAGAGAACAGCTTCACCTCCGCAGCCAGCATCACTCCTAACTTCGATGAATACAAAACCCCTCCAGCAGTACATGAAGCCCCACTAAGGCCTCAAGAGAGTAAGTCACATGTGCTTTAA